In Haliscomenobacter hydrossis DSM 1100, the DNA window TGAATTTAAAGCCAAATGCGAGAGTAACGGTTTGCAAGCAACAGATTTTCCTAAAAAACTTAGCGAGCGTTTGCCGCAATACAAAGGGCGTTGGCGAAATTCATTGGCTGAGCAGATAAAGGATTTGCCAAATTTTGAGCAGGTGGAAAGAGAGGTGCAGAGGCATTTGAAGAAATTGAAGTGGTAGGGAGGTGAGCCAATTTTTGACTTTCACTGAATTTACTGCTGCGCATTTTTTTGTTTTAAAAATTAAAAAATCTATTCCAATTTCCTATTCCTGTTTGGTTGCGCTTAGGAGGAAGTGGGCAGTTCAATTTATTTTCACTATGTTGTGTAGTGAAATTGTACAAGTTGTTTGGAACTAAAAACAGGTGAAATGCATTCAAAGTGATGATAAAATTAATCTCTAAGCCTTAAACTACTTTCGTCAAATTAAATGAAAAATCTTCAAGCTTGGAACCTTGTGTTAGAAAAATTCAAAGAGGAGTCGAAAGAATTGTTTGATCTTTCCGTCAAACCTTTGGAATATGGCCCAAATGAACTGTCAGATTGGTATGTAAATTCATTTGATGAGATTATACAAGGTACACTTGATTTTAGAAACGATTTTCCTTATGAAACTACAACTTTATTATGTGAGTTAATTAGAAGTGACTATGCATTAAATTTTATTGCAGGCACTAAAACAATTCTTAAATCTTCACCAAGAGATTGGAATATTCATGAGAAGGTAAGATTTGTAAGAGATTCCTATGAAAGTATTTATCAAAACTTCGCTTTTATATCGTTTGCTATAAAATACAAAACAGAAGGTGCGAGAAACCTACGAAGTGACTGGTTTTATCCTTACAAGGCAAAGGATAAAATTTATACAGGAAATGATAATTGGGTTGTTGGCTCTGATAAAGTAACAGGCAAACAATTTGTTCTTCAAAATTCAAAGCTATTTGATTGGCTAACATTAAATTATAAAGAGTTATTAAAAAACATTAGAAATGGCGATAGTCATTATAAAACTCTCATAATTGAGGATAGTGTATTCTTGTTAGATGGCATTAACTCAGAAGAAATTACTGATTCAGTTGAATTTTTGTGTGAATACTTATTCGCTTGCCATAAAATAATGTATGAATTGTACTCTCATCTTTTGATTAGTCATCGATTTTGGATTCTACCATCTGTTTTGCTAACCTTTAGTCATGATTTTAAATATAAAAAAAGAGATGTAGTTTACAATCTTTTACAAAGTATATTTGATAAGATTCAAAAAAGAAAAATTGAAAAAAATGCAGAAACATCAATACCAAATCCAGATGATGACTTGCGAGAGTCTTTTTTGTTTTTTGGTGTGTTGATGCATACTGCAATAATAGTAGTTTGGGATATTCTTGAGGAAAATAAAGAACTTATAAACAATCTCCTCTTGCCAATTAGCATGCAAATTTCAATCGCACAGATGAGAGATATGCAAAAAGAAGCAGTGGTCGAAATACTTAATATCTTCAGATTGTCAAGCGCTAAAATTGAACAATTTATTGCTAAAAACGAGGTTGTTTTCTATGAAGAACTAAAAATCCAAGATTATGAGAATATTGACCTTTTGAATGAAATAGATTCTTATATGAATAGTTTGAAAAAGGCATTAAAGACTAATGATAAGAGTAGCTTGATGCTGTTTACAATTCTACCTGCTGCTATGTCACTTGTTATTCCATTGGGGAAACTACATAATAAGTTTAAAGAGATATTTATTCCTTTGACAAAAGGAATCACCTAGAATTTAAAGCATGCGAAGGGTAATTCCTTCCCCAGTCACCCTTATAACCAATATTCGAGAAGCAGATTTTACTTACTGAGTCCACTGTCTGCTTATTGTATGCTAAATTAAAAATTCAATTTTTAATTTAGCATAGTTTTTATTCCACATCCGAACACCCTCCTGTCCAATTCCGAACATCCACCCACGCTCCCATTTTCTTTAACCCACTGACCACCAACCCACTACCCAATTGGTACGAAAATTGTCGTACCTTATCCATACCCAACTGAAATCCTTCGGATCATCGGGGAAAGGTTGATAAAATTGGAAAACCATGTGGACGGATCAACTCAAAAATGCCCTACGCCTCACCTTGCGCCGTTTGTCTCGTCAGCGGCTCAACACCAGTTTACACATCGCTGGACTGACCATTGGCATGTCGGTTTGTTTGATGATTGGGCTATTTTTGCGCCATGAATTGAGCTTTGATGCCTATCACTCCAAGGCGGATCGCATCTATCGCATCAACACCGTATGGACCGACAACGGCAATAAAAGTCCCCATTTCTCCACACCCGTTCCGCTGGGCGATGCCTTGCGTGAAGAAGTGCCCGGTCTGGAATTTGTAGCCCAATGGCACCCCCTTGGTGAAGAGGTGGTGGAAATCAATCCCCAGCGCCGTTTTGCCCAGAAAAACATCATGTTGGCCGAGCCGGACATGCTCAATGTGTTTGACATCAAACCAGTACAAGGCGACGCTTTTGCTGCCCTGCGCAAGCCGTATCAAGCCCTGTTGACACGTTCTACCGCCAAAAAGTTTTATGGTGAAGAAAATCCCATCGGGAAAAGTTTCAAATTCCGCAACCAGTTTGACATCACTGTAGCGGGCATCATCGAAGACTTTCCCGCCAATACCCACATGAACGCCACCATGGTGATGTCCTTTTTTAAGGATGAACAATTCATGCAAAACAGCGTAACGAGCTGGACTTTTGTGATGGGTACTTCCACTTATGTTGTGTTGCCCCAGGGCACCAAACTGACCGACTTCAATGCCCGCCTGAAGGGCATTGCCGACAAATACATCAACAAACACGAAACTCGGCCCGGTTCCCGCACTGATTTTGACGCGCAGCCGCTACACGACATTCACTTCAACTCCACTTACGCTGGTGGCGGGCAGTGGGTGCAAGCCGTCAATGCCAACTGGTTGTGGGTATTTGGAATCATTGGATTGGCGGTGTTGATTTTGGCCTGTATCAATTTCATTAATTTGTCCACCGCTCAGGCGCTTACCCGTACGCGGGAAATTGGCGTATCCAAAGCCTTGGGCGCAGGACGGATGCTGCTGATCCGGCAATTTATGGTCGAAGCCTGGGTACTGGCATTTGCTTCTGGGGTGTTGGCTTTGGGCGTAAGTTACGTGTGCATGCCTTTGATCAACACCTTGATGGAGAAACAGATCGATTATAATTTTTCACAAAATCCGATCTTGATCACGGCGCTGCTACTGGGCATTGCCCTTACCGGTTTATTGGCAGGTTTGTACCCCGCCTGGATACTCACCCGTTTCAACCCGGTAGATGTACTCAAAACAGGAAGCCAGGTGGCGGGTGATCATCGCTCTACCTGGTTGCGCAAGGGTTTGGTGGTCACGCAGTTCAG includes these proteins:
- a CDS encoding FtsX-like permease family protein yields the protein MWTDQLKNALRLTLRRLSRQRLNTSLHIAGLTIGMSVCLMIGLFLRHELSFDAYHSKADRIYRINTVWTDNGNKSPHFSTPVPLGDALREEVPGLEFVAQWHPLGEEVVEINPQRRFAQKNIMLAEPDMLNVFDIKPVQGDAFAALRKPYQALLTRSTAKKFYGEENPIGKSFKFRNQFDITVAGIIEDFPANTHMNATMVMSFFKDEQFMQNSVTSWTFVMGTSTYVVLPQGTKLTDFNARLKGIADKYINKHETRPGSRTDFDAQPLHDIHFNSTYAGGGQWVQAVNANWLWVFGIIGLAVLILACINFINLSTAQALTRTREIGVSKALGAGRMLLIRQFMVEAWVLAFASGVLALGVSYVCMPLINTLMEKQIDYNFSQNPILITALLLGIALTGLLAGLYPAWILTRFNPVDVLKTGSQVAGDHRSTWLRKGLVVTQFSISIILLVAVTLMAQQVNYLRSKNLGFDHDNVVTVNLPQMNKASLFHSKLNEVTAIKNVSFSTSTPAAEGHWGTMMSLTNGDDPQRKDVTLILADPQFRDLYNLKLVAGRFLEPADTNLISRKLPNEQQIANVVVNEKCVKALGFASAADALDKKFWYGMNSGNAHIVGVVADFNATSLHNAIQPTLMTQVPEYYSLAGIKIEANHNLPQTIVTIEKAWKTSFPDQIFDYKFLDEQIDAFYKAETRLYTLFKIFALLAVVISCLGLYGLATFAAQQRTKEIGIRKVLGASVAGITGLLTKEFLALVLIALVIASPIAYYAMQQWLADFAFHIDVRWQVFAGVGIVAMAVAFLTVAGQSIRAATMNQVKSLRSE